DNA from Vicia villosa cultivar HV-30 ecotype Madison, WI unplaced genomic scaffold, Vvil1.0 ctg.000133F_1_1, whole genome shotgun sequence:
TGGAATGAGAACAATTTTGCAATATATCATACACTTTTATTATATGTAAATTCTGGTTTCTATCATATTTCCTAGTTACATAGCATGTATAGATTCCTCATATTAATAAAATGGTTTGCAGAAAAAATAAGAGATAGAAGTAATGGAGATGTAGCTGCAGACTCCTATCATCGATACAAGGTATAATCAAAATTGTTGTTTTTCTGaaagatatataaataaaacatgTAACATATTAAAGTCATCATAGTCTGCTCTATATATTTTAGGAAGATATTGGAATCATGAAGGACTTGAATATGGATGCTTATAGATTTTCCATTTCTTGGTCTAGAGTGCTACCAAGTAAGTCATACTTTCCCTAATATTCCTCCAAAGTAAAAAAAAGTTCTGTTACCGCAAAACTGCGACAGAACCGTATGGGAAGGTGTTGCTACTGTCATTTACCGTTTCCATAATAAAGAACAAACAGTGGTTAATTTAGATTGTGACCAGCACAATCAGTGTCGCAACACCTGAACAGACAGAGATCGTGTAAACCTTTACAGATTGCACCTTATTTAAAACTTTGATTCCTCCCTATATGGTATTTTTTACAGTAACCATTATAAAGTTCTTCTAAACTATTTGTAGAAGGAAAGCTTAGCGGAGGCGTAAACCAAGAGGGAATAAACTATTACAACAACCTCATCAATGAACTATTGGCCAATGGTAAAGATTCATCAGTCTTTTTATTTATTCCTGTTTTCAGTTTTTTACTTTGTATTAAAATCATATCCCAATGGTTGTTAATGCAGGTTTGCAACCATATGTGACAATTTTTCATTGGGATGTTCCTCAAGCCTTAGAGGATGAGTATGGCAGTTTCTTAAGCCCTCGCATTGTGTGAGTGACACCGATTTTCCATCTAGATCTATTTATGAAATGGCTGCGTAAATCTGATGAATTGATTAACATAGGTAATTATTGAGTTTGCAGAGATGATTTTAGGGACTATGCTGAACTTTGCTTCAAGGAATTTGGTGATAGGGTGAAACATTGGATTACTTTGAATGAGCCATGGAGTGTGAGCATaaaagcctatgcaattggaatATTTGCACCGGGTCGATGTTCAGATTGGTTAAACCTAAATTGCTTAGGAGGTGATTCAGGTACCGAACCGTATTTGGCCGCACATTACCAACTTCTTGCTCATGCTGCTGCTGTAAAACTGTACAAGACCAAATACCAGGTCCTATATATTTCTCAAAGAAAAATGATTTATAGTGGTAGATCATCATGTTTCTTGGATTTTTTGCTAACTAAATGACCAAAATGTAGGAATCTCAAAATGGTTTAATAGGAATTACCTTACTCTCTCACTGGTTTGAGCCAGTCACTAAAGAGAAACCAGACTGCGATGCGGCGCAACGTGCCCTTGACTTCATGTTTGGATGGTAAAGATTAACGTAGAACTTACCGCTCACACTTGAACCCAACAGTCTCTCACTAATGCATCTGCGTTTGCGTTTTGTTATAGGTATATGGATCCGATTGCAAAAGGAAACTATCCAAAAAGCATGCAAACTTTGGTGGGAAACCGGTTACCAAAATTCTCCAAAGAAGAATCTGAGAATCTTAAGGGGTCCTTTGATTTTCTCGGCCTAAACTATTACTCGGCCTCTTACGCTGCCGATGCACCTCATATACGCAAAGCCAGACCGGACATACAAACTGATTCTCTTGTTAATATTACATGTAATTATCAAGTTAATCATGTGCTTTCACTAGTTAATGCATTCCTTATAAATTGCCAAAGAAAATTGAATCAAAAGTAACTATATACGCACTCTGAACTTTATATCTAAGCATGGTGTATTGTTTTTCCATGACAGTTGAATATGATGGCAAGCCCCTTGGTCCAATGGTATGTATTTTCATCAATGCTTTTTTCATTTGTAGCTTTTGTGTTCCAAAATATATTTGTATGAAATATAAAGATAGCTTTATTTATAACTATATGCAGGCTGCTTCCAACTGGTTATGCATTTATCCGAAAGGACTTCAAAAACTGTTGCTTTACATCAAAAATAAGTACAACAACCCTGTTATTTACATTACTGAAAATGGTAATTCTTATTATTTTCAAAGATATTTGAGTGCATGAAGTTGTAGTAATATTAGTAAAGCTAACGATAGTTTGAGAAAATGATCTGATAGGCCGTGATGAGTTCAATGATCCAACATTATCGCTTGAAGAATCTCTGATAGATACTTACAGAATTGATTACTATTATCGTCATCTTTATTATCTTCAAACTGCAATCAGGTGAGTAAAACTTTATCATTCGTCGGTTTTTTAGTCACATTGATTCACAATATTTTCCTTGTTATGCATGTTTCTTTTTACAGGGATGGTGTGAATGTGAAGGGATATTTTGCATGGTCTTTGTTGGATAACATGGAATGGGAATCTGGCTTGAGCTTGCGATTTGGACTTGTTTTCGTGGATTACAAAGACGATTTGAAACGACACTCGAAACTCTCGGCGAATTGGTTCAAGAATTTCCTCAAGAAATCttagacatatatatatataaaagtattttGTTTTATTGAACTTGGGATTTGAAAATAAGTGACATGAAGAGCTACCAATAAATAAACAGAGATTTAGTAAAGCTCTTTTTACTTTCTATTGAAGCCACATTATTCAATCATAGGCATTGATCTCTTAGCAGATCTTGTGGTTTACAATAAAGGAACAGTTATAAGCTGTGCTACACCAGAACATTGCAGCTGAATCAATCACAAGATAGACGGGTTGTGCAGTCTTAGAACTTTCCTCTTATCAGTTGTGTAATttgaattttccatttaattattttgttatgtGAGAAAGCATAAAAAGCATGACTCTATCCTATATACAGAGCATTGAATCTTGTTTGGGAAGAATTGGAGATATATGTGCCAATTCCCATTTGCACTTGTAGTTGTAGAGTTAAGTGTGCTTGCGAAGCAATCAGAACTGCTAGAATTAATCATCAATGGCTGCATTCTATGTTTTTCTTAACTGGTTTGAATGAAAGTTTTGGGGTTGTCAAATCCTAGACTCTATTGCTTGCAGAGTTGTCAATCGCGGCCGAGATTGCCGCTATCCCGGGCTCCGGCTGGGGCAGCCATCCATCGCACGAGAACAAGGGTGCGGTTGCACCAGTGAAACCGCGGCCGCTTTCTCCGCTATAGCAAGCCGCAGTTTGCGAGTCAGTCCCAGGCGGAACGGTTGCAACCCTATCGCAGTTTTCTTCGTtcttcctttcttcttctttctaacGGCTGTAACCCTAAAGACTTCATCTTCCTCTGGCGCTCTTCCTTTGTTCTTAGGATGCAATTTATATTAACTGCAATGATAAGCTGTACATCCCATCAATACTACAAGCATCATCTAAAAACCCCATACCCCTTAAAAGAATCACCATCTACTCCAATGCTAACTGCAATGATAAATCACATATTTCATGACTCGACAACTGGGAAGAAACTCCCCGAATGACTACTAGGCTAAATCACACATCCCATTCCCAATAGATATTTCAATGTAATCACATAACTTTTATATaactcaaatatatatatatatatatatatatatatatatatatatatatatatatatatatatatatatatatatatatatatatatatatatatatatatatatatatatatatatgggatgtatcaagtaggagtaatttttaaataagagataagaggatttaATCCTAATCattagattaatcaagagagagaaattaaattatttattaaaatattaatataattattatttctctctcttgattaatctaatggttagtattgaatgctcttatctcttatttaaaaaccctcctacttgatatattccctatatatatatatatatatatatatatatatatatatatata
Protein-coding regions in this window:
- the LOC131624516 gene encoding cyanogenic beta-glucosidase-like yields the protein MAAAFDFNVFLLLSLLSITNITHIDDVKTLHLHDFSDFNRSSFPQDFVFGTSSSAFQYEGAAKEDGKGPSIWDTFTHTNPEKIRDRSNGDVAADSYHRYKEDIGIMKDLNMDAYRFSISWSRVLPKGKLSGGVNQEGINYYNNLINELLANGLQPYVTIFHWDVPQALEDEYGSFLSPRIVDDFRDYAELCFKEFGDRVKHWITLNEPWSVSIKAYAIGIFAPGRCSDWLNLNCLGGDSGTEPYLAAHYQLLAHAAAVKLYKTKYQESQNGLIGITLLSHWFEPVTKEKPDCDAAQRALDFMFGWYMDPIAKGNYPKSMQTLVGNRLPKFSKEESENLKGSFDFLGLNYYSASYAADAPHIRKARPDIQTDSLVNITFEYDGKPLGPMAASNWLCIYPKGLQKLLLYIKNKYNNPVIYITENGRDEFNDPTLSLEESLIDTYRIDYYYRHLYYLQTAIRDGVNVKGYFAWSLLDNMEWESGLSLRFGLVFVDYKDDLKRHSKLSANWFKNFLKKS